From Bacteroidetes bacterium SB0662_bin_6, one genomic window encodes:
- a CDS encoding HNH endonuclease, with protein MNGHVLVLNNDYRALTTCSVERAVVLVFLQKAELVESVPDRYVRSPTTRYPFPSIVRLRTYVRVPYKRVMITRKNILRRDRFRCQYCGCREKLTVDHVTPRSQGGRDTWENLVTACTPCNNKKGNRKPEEAAMPLFRKPYRPSHVMFIRDYIGILHEAWKPYLFLK; from the coding sequence ATGAATGGCCACGTACTCGTACTGAACAATGACTACCGCGCATTGACGACATGCAGCGTCGAGCGTGCAGTAGTGCTGGTCTTTCTGCAAAAAGCCGAACTCGTCGAGTCCGTACCGGATCGATACGTCCGGTCGCCGACGACCCGGTATCCCTTTCCCAGTATTGTACGGCTCAGGACATACGTACGCGTTCCGTACAAGCGGGTCATGATTACGAGAAAAAACATTCTCCGACGGGATCGATTCCGGTGCCAGTATTGCGGGTGCCGCGAGAAATTGACTGTGGATCATGTGACGCCCCGGTCCCAAGGCGGGCGGGATACCTGGGAAAATCTTGTGACGGCCTGCACCCCGTGCAACAACAAAAAGGGAAATCGTAAACCCGAAGAGGCCGCTATGCCGCTGTTTCGTAAGCCGTACCGGCCCAGTCACGTGATGTTTATCCGCGATTATATCGGGATATTGCACGAGGCATGGAAGCCGTATCTATTCCTCAAATAG
- a CDS encoding cob(I)yrinic acid a,c-diamide adenosyltransferase yields MKIYTRTGDRGDTGLFGGNRVSKAHVRIEAYGAVDETNALLGMARAFASEHPACERLDKLLAALQDDLFVAGSDLATPLDSKAAVPRLATTHIERLEQEIDCLEEDLPPLDNFILPGGVSIASILHVARTTCRRAERRVVAAAESEPLNEAALAYLNRLSDYLFVLARWANSTAGGKEHLWKPK; encoded by the coding sequence ATGAAAATATATACGCGCACGGGAGACCGCGGGGATACCGGCCTGTTCGGAGGTAACCGGGTATCCAAAGCACATGTACGCATCGAAGCTTATGGCGCCGTCGACGAAACGAATGCGCTGCTCGGCATGGCGCGGGCCTTCGCCTCGGAACACCCGGCCTGTGAACGTCTCGACAAACTTCTTGCAGCCCTGCAGGACGATCTTTTCGTAGCCGGAAGCGACCTTGCTACACCACTGGACAGCAAAGCCGCTGTACCACGCCTGGCAACCACGCACATAGAGCGGCTCGAACAGGAAATAGACTGCCTGGAAGAAGACCTCCCGCCTCTGGATAATTTCATTCTTCCCGGAGGCGTATCGATCGCATCCATACTCCATGTCGCGCGAACGACCTGTCGCCGGGCCGAACGGCGGGTCGTTGCAGCCGCAGAAAGCGAACCGCTCAATGAAGCCGCCTTGGCCTACCTGAATCGGCTATCTGATTACTTGTTCGTGCTGGCGCGATGGGCAAATAGCACGGCAGGAGGAAAGGAACACCTGTGGAAACCGAAATAA